The genomic region GTAAAGGTTAAGTCCCCTTTTGCCGGGTCAGATAAATGAATGAAATCAGAAACATTATTGTCCGTTATAGGGCTGTCATCAACTAACCTCATAATTTGGTTAAATGTTATAATAATATCAGAGTTAACATCAATATCTGTTGCTCCGTTTGCCGGATTAAAGGATATAGCGGGAGGCGGTAAAGTTACGGCAGAATAAACAGACTGAAAAACTTCTTTAGTTGCATCATTTTGAATAAAAACTACAACTTTTAAATCATACATCTCCTCTACGTTTGTAGATGACATATCAAATGTTTCATTAAAAGCGGTTGGTGTTCCTGCAACAAAATTAACTAATGTTCCGTCAGCATCCGGTAACATTTTCATCATTACATTCTTAAATGATGTTTCTCCGTTATTTCCGACATTTCCCGTTGTCATTTTTTCAATTACTGCAATGTGTACTTTAAAATCGGCGGTTATATATGGTGTAATATTAACATCAACAGTAATGTTGGACCCATCTATTATTGCAGCAGAGCTTAAATCAAAAAATGCAGGTTTATTTGTTTCGTATGTGTAAGCATTAGTAACAGCAGTTGAGTTTGTACCCGTATTTACACCTCCCGTATATAAGTCAGGAACAAAACTTACACCGTAATAACTTCTTCTCACTCCCCCTTCTGCCGTATAATAAGGGTCTCCGGGCGAAGGCCAAGACATTTGATATTTGACCACCGTAATATCATCAGGATGAGAGTTCATAAAAGGAGTAAAAGTTGAAGAATTAAAAGAGGCACAAGGAGCACATGTTGAACTTGTAAACTCCTCATATAGAGGTGTGTTTGTGACAGACTGAGTTGCAATACTCATTGTTTGCAATTGTAAATCATTATTGGTGTCATCATCATTACCGTTACCGTTCATATTTGACACCCAAACTTTTAATGTATAACTTCCTGGTGTAGCAACCCACGGAGTTGTAAAGGTATGATTTAACGATTCGGTTGTTGCTAAATTTAAACCTGTAAGGTTTTCAGTAATAATTGTGCCTGCATCTATTTGATAATTAACATCAATAGATGTAATTGTATTTATTCCTGAATTTTTAAATGTACAAGCTATGTCAACATTGCCTGCTGCTGCATATGGTGAAATGTTAATTGAAGCCATTTCAGAGTCATTATTGTCAGGGCTGATAAGAATTAAATCATCAATATACCAATAATCAAAATTATAAGTATTTCCGCTTAAATAAATACAAATTTGAAAATCAGAAGCTCCGACATCAGCATTAGATATTAACAAATCATTTGTTTCCGGTCCTATATTGTCAGTAGGACTGACTGCCCATATGTCTGTCCAGCTTCCTCCTCCTGAGCGTGTAGCAACACCAATAGAATAACCTGTTCCGGAATAATCATCTAAAAAGTGTTTGAACGAAAACAGTACAGTTGAAATACCGGTTAAATCTATTGCAGGAGAAATTAATCGGGTAGTGTTTGTTCCGCTAACATAAGTTAGCTTTGCTTCAGGTGCCGTACCTCCGGCATTAGCACTTGTTGATTGCGACCATTGATTGCCTATGTTATCAATTGTCCATCCCGAAGGCGGAAAGCTTGCTGAAAAATCTTCATTAAACATTTCAGTTCCTTTCTGTGCAAAAGATGAACTTCCGATAATTAGCACTAAAAATAAAGATAAAAATTTTCTCATAATTATTAACTTTTTGTTAGAGGTAATAAGTTTATTTGCGAGATGCAGTTTACAATATAAAGTTGCACTTTAGTTAAAATAAATGCTTAATATTATATTTTAGCCCCTTCCATCCCTTTTTTCTGTCAAAAGGGTGTGAGTTCCTGTAATTAAATTGGTAAGAAAAATTTAAACTTGCAATATCGTATCTCATTTCTCGTGCATCATCTTTTATGTATAAATTTCGCATACTTGCATAATAGCTCAGCCCCATTGTAACCGGCTTAAATTGAAATCCGATGCTTCCTTTGAAACCATAGTCATACCAATTATGTTTGTAGTCGTAGTATGATTTAGAATCAATTATTAAATCACGAGAAGTTGCCGTAACCTCTCTTTTATTGTTTATTAAAACAGATGCTTGCCCTCCCAAAGAAAAATAGTAAAATATAAATTCATAACCTCTTTTATATTTCAACATAACAGGAAAGCGAATGTAGTTATTAACTTCACTTACATTTAATAACCCGTCTTCGATATTATCAATTTTTTCCGAAAAACTGAAACGATACCTTGTGAAATTTGCTTCAACCTGTGTTGACATATGTTCTGCAAATCTTGTATCAATAAAAAAACCGACGGAATAAGCATATTCTTTACTGTATTGACTCGGCTTGTCAGGGCCAAATAATCCGGTTGAATTTCCTTCAGCAGTTATTCCGAATCTAACATCTTGCGAATAAGCCTGAAATGTGTTAGATAAAATAGATGTTAAAATAAAAAAATAAATTTTTTTCATTATCTGTTCATATTGAGTAAAGCATTTTTTTATCTTTGACGAAAGATTTTGACTCCAAAGATACAAAATTTGTTGTTAACTTATACCCAGACTTGAAATCTATGAAAATAATTAATAAAATAGTTTCAAAAGTTACGCAAAAACGATTGCAACAGATTGAGTTTTTCAGAAATAATCCTGAGGAAGCCCAGTCGGATGTATTGAAGAATCTTATTAAATCTGCCGAGAACACTGTTTACGGGAAAAAATATAAATTTAAAGGAATTTCATTAAATAACCTGCTTGAAGATTATAAAAAAAATGTTCCGATAACAGATTACGAAAAATTGTTGCCGTATATTAACAGGGTTAGGGCAGGAGAGAGGAATGTTCTCTGGAATACGCCTATAAAGTGGTTTGCAATGTCCTCAGGAACAACAAGTTCTAAAAGCAAATTTATTCCCGTAAGTAAAGAAGCTCTTGAATTTTGTCATTTCAGAGGCGGAAAAGATATTATTGCATTATATGCCGATAAATATGATGACACACAACTTGTTAAAAGCAAGTCTTTAGTTATAGGAGGGAGCCAACAAATAAGCAGTGTTGATAATGAATTATATTACGGAGATATTTCAGCCGTAATTATTGATAATTTACCTGTTTGGTCGCACCTTCTCAGAACACCGAAAAAAGAAATTGCCCTGCTTCCGAAATGGGAGGAGAAATTAGAAAAGATGGTCGGGCAGACCACACAAGAAAACGTTACCAGTATTACCGGTGTTCCGTCTTGGACTCTTGTATTATTAAAAAAAATATTAGAAGTTACCGGAAAAAAAAGAATTGAAGAAGTGTGGCCGAATTTTGAGCTTTTTATTCACGGAGGCGTAAGTTTTATTCCTTATAAAACAGAATTTGAAAAAATATTACCCGAAAGAACCAGATATTTAGAAACCTATAATGCAACGGAAGGATTTTTCGGAATTCAAGATGATTTATCAAGAAATGATTTGTTGTTGATGCTTGATTTAGGAATTTTTTATGAGTTTATTCCTGTTGAAGATGTTCATAAAGAAAATTTGAAAACATATACTGTAAAAGATGTTGAGTTAAATAAGAATTATGCAATGATTATTTCAACAAACGGAGGATTATGGCGTTATCTAATAGGAGACACAGTTATGTTTACATCATTAAAACCGCATAAAATTATAATAACAGGCAGAATAAAACATTTTATAAATGCTTTCGGGGAAGAATTAATTATTGACAATGCAGAAAAGGCACTTCTTATTGCATCTGAAAAAACAAATGCACACATTAAAGAATATACGGCTGCACCGATTTATATGTCTGATAAAGAAACAGGAGGACATGAATGGTTGATTGATTTTTCGGAACGGCCTGAAAATCTTGATTCTTTTATTGAAGAATTAGACAGAGCTTTAAAATCGGTAAATTCTGATTACGCAGCAAAACGATATAAAGACTTTACTTTAAAAAAACCCGTTGTACATATTGCAAAAAACGATGTTTTTTATAAGTGGCTGAAACAAAAAGGAAAACTCGGAGGGCAAAATAAAATACCGAGATTGTCAAATAATCGAGACTATATTGATGAGTTATTAGAATTAAATGACAACTAAAATAATGCGATATTTTATTATTCCGGTGTTTTTTATATTTTTTTCAGAATCTTTCGGGCAGGTTGTGACAGAGAATGTAATTAACGTTAAGGCAGATATTATTTTTGCCGATGGCTTCGATAATTTATATGTTTTGTCGGAAAACTCTTTCATTAAGTATAATTCAAAAGGTAAAGAAATTTTTTCTTTTTATCCGGAAGCGGGAGATAAAATAACAAATGCGGATGTGCGAAATTCTTTGAAAGTTATTTTGTTTTTTGAAGACCAAAATAAAATTATTGTTTTGGACAACAAACTGAGTAAAATAAGCAATGAAATATATTTAGACAAATTTAATATTTTCGGAGATGCTGTAATATGCGGATCAACAATAGGAGGATATTGGATATATGATAATATTAACAGCCGGTTATTAAAATTAAATGTAGATTTTATTCTTGAATATAAAAAAGATTTGAACATTTCGGAGGAAATAATATCAATAAGCGATAATTCGGAAAATGTTTTTTTGCAGAAAAGTTCAAGAGAATTTATCAGCTATGATTTTAACGCCGGAGTAACAGAAGATATGCAAATTTATAAAGCTTCTGAAAGATATAGCTTTATTAATGACGAAATTGTTTTTTACAGCGGAAATGTTCACGGATTAACTTTTTTTAATTGGAAAAAAAGTGAGTACAGATATATTAAACTTCCGAAAGATATAAGCATTACAAATGCTGTTTTAGGGAAATCAAAGGTGTTTTTCTTCAATAAATATAAAGTTTATATTTCAAAAATTAGGGAAGAATAGCTTAATGAAAGAACAAATAAGCCATCAAAATTGCGGCAATTATACCGACAAAATCAGCTATTAACCCGGCAGTTACGGCATATCTTGTGTTTTTAATCCCTACGGAACCGAAATAAACAGCAATAATATAAAAAGTTGTATCGGTAGCACCTTGCACCGTTGAGGCTACTCGCCCTACAAATGAATCTGCTCCGTGGGCATTTATTGTATCAACCATCATGCCTCTTGCACCGCTTCCGCTGAGGGGTTTCATAAAGGCGGTAGGTAAAGCTTCAATAAAATCTGTATTTATTCCCAGAATTTCAAAAACAAAAGCAAAGCCCGTTATTAAATAATCCATAGCACCGGATGCTCTGAAAACTCCTATTGAAACTAAAATTGCAATTAAATAAGGAATAATTTTTATTGCAACTTTAAAGCCGTCTTTTGCCCCTTCAATAAATGCTTCATAAACATTAACTTTTTTAACGGCTGCAAGCCCTATAAACAGCACAATTATGCTGAACAATATCAAATTGCTTGCAACGGAAGATATTTCGGCAATTTGCTCTTTGGGAAGTTGCTGTAAGTAATAAATTAAACCGATAATTAATGCTGAGATGCTGCCGAGATATGCTAAAATGGTTTTGTTAAATAAATTAATTTTTTGAAATATTGAAACGGTAATTAAACCTGCCAGAGTTGAGAAGAAAGTTGCTAACAAAATCGGAATAAAAATATCCGAAGGGTCGGCAGCACCAAGTTGTGCTCTGTAAACCATAACACTTATCGGAATAATTGTTAAGCCGGAGGTATTTAGCACAAGAAACATTATTTGAGCATTTGAGGCAGTATCTTTTTTCTTGTTTGTTTCTTGAAGTTGATCCATTGCTTTCAGTCCCATTGGTGTAGCTGCATTGTCTAAGCCCAGCATATTTGCGGCAATATTCATCATAATTGAACCGTAAGCGGGATGGTTTTTGTCAAGTTCCGGGAATATTTTTCTGAAAAAAGGATTGATAAGTTTTGAAAATATTTTAATGATTCCGCCTTTTTCTCCGATTTTCATTATGCCCAACCAAAGGGTAAGAACACCGGTAAGCCCGAGAGAAATATCAAAACCGGTTTTTGCCATATCGAACGTGCTTGAAACCATTTCAGGAAAAACATTTACATCTCCTAAAAAAATAAGTTTGGCAAGCCCGACAACAAATGCGATAAGAAAAAATGCTATCCAGATATAGTTTAAAACCATTGAATATTAATTATAAAGAAACAAATATAAAAAACCTTTTATAAAAATATTGAATATTGCTAATTATTCATTTTCGCAATTTTCATATTTCTTACAAATATATATTTAATTACTTTTGTGTTTTCAAGAAAAGTATTTGTTATATGGGAATTATTGCCAAACAATCAATAAGGGGTTCAATTTATACTTACGGCGGAGCTTTAATCGGTTTTGTAAATACAGGCTTATTGATGCCGAAATTTTTTTCAACGGAACAAGTTGGTTTGGTAAATATTTTAATAGCTCTAACATTAATGTTTTCGCAATTTTCAACTTTAGGTTTTGCAAGTGTTAATACTCGTATTTTTCCTTATTTCAGAAATAAAGAAAACAAACATAACGGTATTTTTTCGTTAGGAGCAATTGTTACGCTTTCAGGCGTTATTTTGTCTCTGATTTTTATTTTTGTTTTTAAGTCGGAAATTCTTCAAAGTAATGCCGAGAAATCGAAACTATTAGAAGATAACCTTTTTTATTTGCCGGTATTAATTTTTTTCACTGCATATTTTTTGTTTTTTGATTCTTACGCTAAAGCTGTTTATGATGCCGTAACCGGTACTTTTTTGAGAGATTTTTTTGTGAAAATTTCTAATTTGGGAATAATCATTCTTTACATATTTGACATAATCAGTTTTGACGTTTTTGTTTTTTTATATGTATTGGTATTTGTAATTCCGGCAATTATTATTGTTGTTATTTTATTTTTACGAAAAGATTTTTCATTTAGGTTCATTAACTTGAAACTATTTAAAAAATATAAACGAGAAATATTTAAAGTCAGTGTATTCGGGATAATATCAGGTTTTAGCGGTATTGCAATATTGAATATTGATAAATATATGGTTAATGCTTATTTGGGTTTGAGTGCTGCGGGGATATATTCTATCGCATTCTTTTTTGGGATGTTGGTTATTATTCCGGCAAAATCATTAAGAAAAATTTCGTCTATTGTTTTAGCAGATGCTTGGAAAAATAATGATATTGATATTATAAAATCAATATATAAGAAAAGCACAATAAACCAAATGATTATAGGAGCAATATTAAGTGTCGGAATTATTATTAATCTTGACAATATATTTTTAATTATACCCGACTATGTTTCAGGAAGATATGTGATAATATTTATTGTAATCGGATACTTTTTTGAAATGACTTCGGGCGTAAGTTCTATGGTTATTTTAAGCTCAAAACATTATAAAATATTTTCTTATATGATGTTGATAACTCTTTTTAATACTGTTGTTTTTAATATTATTTTTATTCCGATGTTTCAAATAACCGGTGCAGGAATTGCATCTGCATCAGCAATTATTATTTTTTTATTGATGAGGTATTTTTTTATTTTAAAGAAATTTAAATTACAGCCGTATTCGTATAAACACATATTGATATTGCTTATTTCGGGCTTCGTTTTTTTATTGAATTTGCTAATTCCGGAAAACAAAATGTATATTCTTGATATTATTATCAGAAGCAGTATAGTGTCTGTTGTATTTATTTTGCTGATTTATTTGTCAAAAGTTTCTGATGAAGCAAATAAATATGCCGATAAAGGTTTTAATTATCTTAAAAATAAACTAAGAAGATAGGAGTGTTTCAATAATTTCTTCCGACAAACTTGTTTTAAATAAACGAATATTTTTTTTAATTTCTGAAATATCTTTATCCCACCATTTTATTTCTGACAACTTATCAATCGTTTCTTTATTAAAACGAAATTTAATATGTTTTGCAGGAACACCGGCAACTATTTCATAGTCATTAACATTTTTTGTGACTACTGCACCCGCACCTATTATTGCACCGTTACCAATTGTAATGCCGGGCATAATTATTACGCCGGCACCTATCCACACATCATTTTTAATAATTACTTTTTTGTAGAAAGTTTCCCTTTTATCAACAAAACCGTAAGAGGGTAAATATGGGAAAGCATGCATTGTAAGTCTGTTGTACGGATGCTCAACAGCATTTATGGTAACGTCCCATGAAATTGAGCAAAACGAACCTATTTCTGTATTAATTATTTTCGTATTTCTGCCTATTGAAGTGTATTTTTTTATTTTTGAGTTGCTTACGGAAGCATTTTTTGCAAAAGATACTTTTTCCTCAACTTGAATATTATTCAGAGTTGTTCCGTTTGCAATGTTTGTATCCCAAAAGACAGTATTTTTTTTTAGATATTTATTTATCAAATAGTTTTTTGCTTTTGACAGTCCTAATTTCGGTATCATAATATTTATAATCTTTTTAAATTATTTAGAAATTTTTTCATTTCCTCGTATTTGTTTTTTATAAATATAGTATTACTTTCTGATATTGAAAAAATGTTATCCTCAAACTTCTCTAAATATTTTTCAAAACCCGATTCAAAACTTTTGCTGTAGGCATAAAGCTCAGGCAAATTAAAGGTTTTAGACATTCCTAAGCCTCTTCCGTCTTCGCTTAATAATATTGAAGGTAAGCCGTTTGCCAGAAAAAACAAATGAGCATGAACTCTGTAGCCTATGTGAAGGTCTGCGTTTTTATAGAATTTTAATTTTTCTAAATCATAAGACACATCTTTTATTGAACATCCTTTTAGTTTGGCAAAACTTGACATTAACAAATATGCGGATGAATCCCTTAATCCTGTAAATTTGTCGGGTAAAATACCTCTGTGAAAAGAAACAATTATTTCGGCATTTTTATACCTTCTTTTTAATAATTTAAGTATTCTGTTTGTTTGACCTGTGAGCTTTCTGTTTGCCGGTGTTGTAAAAACTATTTTTTTAATTTCTGTTGTTTTTTTTGTTTCTAAAGTATCAAGTTCTCTAAACCATACGGGACAACCGGTCATTACGGAGTTCTCATATCCGTTTTGGTTTAGAATTTTATTTGTAAGAACATCTCGGCAGCTTATTTTTCCGAAACTTTTGTTTATATAGTTTAAAAGTATTTTAGAATTTTCGGAGAATTTAAATTTTTCGTGATTCAGTGCCGGTTTGCCGCTCCAACCGACACCTAAAGTTGTGACAGGAACTTTTAACTTGTTTAAACTATCAACAATAGGATATATTTGCGGATACATATTTTCTCCGAATCCGGGACCTCCGCATATAATAATTGCTTTTGAGCTGTTAAGTAAATCAATTTTGCTTGAATGGTTTTCCCAACGATTTAATTCTATAATATTGTCGGAAATATGCTTTTTGATTAACTTTTTAGCACTGTCAAAAATCAGATAATCTCCTATATTTTTTATTGCTCCCGAAAGAAGGATATATGGCTTATTCATAAAACTCTTTTATTATTATTTCATCACAGAGAATGTTTTTTGTTGCTTTTTTTCCGATTACGTCATTAATATATTTAGGACTGATACCTGTACCCGGTCTTTTCCATGTTATGTCATCCTTTTCGATAATTTTTCCTTGCGGAATTGTTTTTGCAGCGACTAAACTTCTTCGAGCATTTAATCTGGATATTTCTTCACTCGGAAGATAATCAATTTCTGTTTTCCCTATTAATTTTAATTTAGAATCAATTTTTTTGTAAAATTTTTTCAAATCATCTTTATCCATCGCATGATAATGGTCGTTTCCGGGTAACGTTTTGTCAAAAGTGAAATGTTTTTCAATGATTTTTGCTCCTAAAAGGAAGGCGGTTTCTAAAATAGTCATATCACCGGGAAGTGTATGGTCGGAATATCCGACTAACAAATTCGGGAACTCTTTTTTTAATCCTTGAATCATTCCTAAGTTTGCGTTTTCATCTTTTGTAGGGTAATTTAAAACGCAATGTAAGAGTGAAAGTTTATTTTTGTATTTTCCTATCCAATTAACGGCATCTTTAATTTCGGAAAGGTTTGAGGCTCCGGTTGAAAGAATAACAGGTTTGTTAAATTTGCATATATATTCAATAAAAGGTTTGTTTGTAATATCTGAAGAAGATATTTTAAAAGCATCCATTAAATCGTTTAAAAAGTTTGCAGACTCTGTGTCAAAAGGAGTACTTAAAAATTCAATATCTGTTTTATCGCAGTATGTTTTTAATTCTTCGTATTCTTTTTTCCAAAATGAGTCATATTTTTTAAATAAGTCGTATTGCGATTTTGTTTTTTCTTTTGTTGTGTCCCAATAAGACGGTGATTGTTTTGATGCAATTAAATGTGCTTTATATGTTTGAAATTTTATTGCATCTGCTCCGCCTTCTTTAGCTTCGTCTATTAAACGCTTGGCTAAACTGATTTTTCCTTCGTGGTTTACACCGGCTTCTGCAATCACAAATGGTTTTGGTATGTTGTTGTGTAATTTGAAAAAGTCTTTAATCTTCATAAATTACTAAGTTAATCAGTTATAAAATTTGATATTATTTTTAATGTTCTTTTTCTGCCTTTTTTTAGATCTTTTTTCAACATTCTTGAACTTAATGTTTTTCTTTCTGTAAAGTTATTTATAAGGTCTTTAAAGGTTTTAAATATCTCATTGTCTGAGATTTTATATGCTTCGCCGAGATTAATAAACCCGTTTTCTTTATTTGCAAATAAATGGGTTGTTTCTCTTTTGTTTTGGCATAAAATAATGCTCGGAGTTCCGATTGTTGCAATTTCATAAACAGTTCTTCCTGCCGAAGAAAAAATTATATCTGCTTTTGCCATATATGTTGAAATATTTGACACATTCTTTTTTAGATTTATTTGGTTGAATTTTTTTAGAGTTGAGCAGTTTGTGTAACCTAATCCGGCAATTACATCAATTTTTATGTTATTTGAAATACAAAAATCATAAATAATATTTAAAATTCTTAAAGTGTAATTGTTTGGGTCTGTTCCGCCGAAAGATATTAATATTGTTTCTGCATTTTCCTTAATCTTTGTCGTTTCGGACAAAATGAATTCATCTCTTGCAATAAAATATTTATGCCCGGAGTAATAATTTTTTTCGGTTTTTTTCTTTTCGGGATACAATGCATTTATAACAATATCTGCGTACTCAGAACCTTTGCCGCAATCTTCGAAATTAATAATTTTGCTGCAAATTGATTTTAATTTTTGCATGTATTCAATGTCGGTATCAAGTATGTCATTAATAATTATATTGGGTTTCAACATTGCAATATCATCTGTTATTTTCTCACTTTTTTGAATATGAACATTATAGTTTAAAGATTTTATTTTTTCAAAACCGGCTTTGCTTTTTTTGTCCGTCAGAAAAATTAATTCATGGTTTAGTATGTCATTTGCAATAATTACGGTTCTGTAAATATGCCCTAATCCTATTTCTTTGTAGCCCGATGTTACGAAAAGGATTTTTTTTCTTCTTAAATAGTATTCGCACAAACTCCAGTCCTCATAAGTGTCAATGTCAATATCTTCACCATTTTTCAATAAATATAATTCTACATTTTGCCCAATTCTGTCTGTTTTTGTAATTATTTCGGAGTTAGTAATAAAAAACCCTCCTGTTTCTTTGTAAATCGGTTTTAAAAATTGGCGGTTTAATCGTTCTTTATAATTAGGAATGAATTTTCCGTTTTCTTTTTTCCAACTTAAATGGGTGTCGTCTTTTGCCGAGATTACCGAATCAAGCTCCGGGTTTTTTATTAACATTCGAACAGCATTATCAAGGCTTTCTGTTTTTAGCAGAGGGGATGTCGGCTGAAGGGTAATTATTACACTAAACTTTTTATTGTAAATCTTTTCTGCTTTAATATATGTGTCATAAATTACGGAGTCAAGAGTAATTTCATCGGTTGCAAGCTTTGGGTTGCGTTTAATTGTATCTGCTCCTATTTTTTTTGCTAAATCTAATATTTCACGATCTTCACTTGAAACAACTACCGTCGGATTGTAAACAGAGTTGAGAGCAGTTTTAACAGAGTAGTAAATTAATGGTTTGCCGTTAAGATATCTTAAGTTTTTTCTCGGAATGCCTTTTGAACCTCCTCTTGCAGGAATTATTATAAGTATATTGTTATTATTACTCATTATTCAAGTTTAACTTTTCAAAGGCATCAATATATGAATCCGGTGTTATATTATATATTTTTATTTTATTCTTTTTTGCAAATTTACCAATAATAAAATAGCCTTTTAATGATATTACAAATTTCTCTAATATTTCGTGTAATTTTCTTTCTCCTTTTCCCATTTTATCCATTGTTCGAGGCTTTGCTGTTTTTTCATCGTAAAAGTGTTTTTGTGTAAGTAAAACTTTATTTTCACGGGTTACATATATGTTTTTTATCCAATTGTGGTCTGCTCCGGCTATAAATATTGTTGAAAATTTAAACATGATTGAAATAATCAATGAAGGGATTAAAACATTGTGGGGTCTGGGAATTCCGAAACCTTTTGCAAAGCAATAAAAACAGAATTTGTTAAATCCTTCAATTCCCGTCGGGTTGAAATAAAATATTGAAATGTTTGAATTTTTTTTCAATTCATCCATTCGAGATTTATTTTTTTTAACACTATGCAGAATAAATAGTTTTATATTCCAGTTTGTGTTTTTACTTATTGCTTCAAATAACTTTTTCCCTTTGTTTTTATGATAAACTTCAACATCCTCTTTCCACATTTCCGGGGCACTTAAAATATATATTTCCGGTTTTAAATTGCTGTATAATTCAGTTTCTGCAAAATGATTTACTGCTATTAAAGTCTTGTTTTTTATGAAATTAGGGTTTGTTTCAACAGTTGATTTTAAAGAAGGACCGTTTCCCAGAATAATGCAACTGTCAGAGCCTAATTTGTTTTTAGGAAATTTACTTACTTTTGATAAAAGAACAATTTTAATAATTGAAACTAACGTTTTGTTAAGATTATTTAAAAATTGCTGTATTGTTGTAATTATGT from Bacteroidales bacterium harbors:
- a CDS encoding T9SS type A sorting domain-containing protein codes for the protein MRKFLSLFLVLIIGSSSFAQKGTEMFNEDFSASFPPSGWTIDNIGNQWSQSTSANAGGTAPEAKLTYVSGTNTTRLISPAIDLTGISTVLFSFKHFLDDYSGTGYSIGVATRSGGGSWTDIWAVSPTDNIGPETNDLLISNADVGASDFQICIYLSGNTYNFDYWYIDDLILISPDNNDSEMASINISPYAAAGNVDIACTFKNSGINTITSIDVNYQIDAGTIITENLTGLNLATTESLNHTFTTPWVATPGSYTLKVWVSNMNGNGNDDDTNNDLQLQTMSIATQSVTNTPLYEEFTSSTCAPCASFNSSTFTPFMNSHPDDITVVKYQMSWPSPGDPYYTAEGGVRRSYYGVSFVPDLYTGGVNTGTNSTAVTNAYTYETNKPAFFDLSSAAIIDGSNITVDVNITPYITADFKVHIAVIEKMTTGNVGNNGETSFKNVMMKMLPDADGTLVNFVAGTPTAFNETFDMSSTNVEEMYDLKVVVFIQNDATKEVFQSVYSAVTLPPPAISFNPANGATDIDVNSDIIITFNQIMRLVDDSPITDNNVSDFIHLSDPAKGDLTFTASVNYNQSEITITPDVQFNRLTDITVAIDDNEIENIQNISLAGESITFTTIDNTGISQIDDNIVIYPNPANDILFISNAKNSTITISDLSGKTFLKQNINYKVNEINISNFTPGMYFIKIEQDGYSAEKKLNIIK
- a CDS encoding PorT family protein — encoded protein: MKKIYFFILTSILSNTFQAYSQDVRFGITAEGNSTGLFGPDKPSQYSKEYAYSVGFFIDTRFAEHMSTQVEANFTRYRFSFSEKIDNIEDGLLNVSEVNNYIRFPVMLKYKRGYEFIFYYFSLGGQASVLINNKREVTATSRDLIIDSKSYYDYKHNWYDYGFKGSIGFQFKPVTMGLSYYASMRNLYIKDDAREMRYDIASLNFSYQFNYRNSHPFDRKKGWKGLKYNIKHLF
- a CDS encoding GH3 auxin-responsive promoter family protein, whose protein sequence is MKIINKIVSKVTQKRLQQIEFFRNNPEEAQSDVLKNLIKSAENTVYGKKYKFKGISLNNLLEDYKKNVPITDYEKLLPYINRVRAGERNVLWNTPIKWFAMSSGTTSSKSKFIPVSKEALEFCHFRGGKDIIALYADKYDDTQLVKSKSLVIGGSQQISSVDNELYYGDISAVIIDNLPVWSHLLRTPKKEIALLPKWEEKLEKMVGQTTQENVTSITGVPSWTLVLLKKILEVTGKKRIEEVWPNFELFIHGGVSFIPYKTEFEKILPERTRYLETYNATEGFFGIQDDLSRNDLLLMLDLGIFYEFIPVEDVHKENLKTYTVKDVELNKNYAMIISTNGGLWRYLIGDTVMFTSLKPHKIIITGRIKHFINAFGEELIIDNAEKALLIASEKTNAHIKEYTAAPIYMSDKETGGHEWLIDFSERPENLDSFIEELDRALKSVNSDYAAKRYKDFTLKKPVVHIAKNDVFYKWLKQKGKLGGQNKIPRLSNNRDYIDELLELNDN
- a CDS encoding spore maturation protein encodes the protein MVLNYIWIAFFLIAFVVGLAKLIFLGDVNVFPEMVSSTFDMAKTGFDISLGLTGVLTLWLGIMKIGEKGGIIKIFSKLINPFFRKIFPELDKNHPAYGSIMMNIAANMLGLDNAATPMGLKAMDQLQETNKKKDTASNAQIMFLVLNTSGLTIIPISVMVYRAQLGAADPSDIFIPILLATFFSTLAGLITVSIFQKINLFNKTILAYLGSISALIIGLIYYLQQLPKEQIAEISSVASNLILFSIIVLFIGLAAVKKVNVYEAFIEGAKDGFKVAIKIIPYLIAILVSIGVFRASGAMDYLITGFAFVFEILGINTDFIEALPTAFMKPLSGSGARGMMVDTINAHGADSFVGRVASTVQGATDTTFYIIAVYFGSVGIKNTRYAVTAGLIADFVGIIAAILMAYLFFH
- a CDS encoding polysaccharide biosynthesis C-terminal domain-containing protein — encoded protein: MGIIAKQSIRGSIYTYGGALIGFVNTGLLMPKFFSTEQVGLVNILIALTLMFSQFSTLGFASVNTRIFPYFRNKENKHNGIFSLGAIVTLSGVILSLIFIFVFKSEILQSNAEKSKLLEDNLFYLPVLIFFTAYFLFFDSYAKAVYDAVTGTFLRDFFVKISNLGIIILYIFDIISFDVFVFLYVLVFVIPAIIIVVILFLRKDFSFRFINLKLFKKYKREIFKVSVFGIISGFSGIAILNIDKYMVNAYLGLSAAGIYSIAFFFGMLVIIPAKSLRKISSIVLADAWKNNDIDIIKSIYKKSTINQMIIGAILSVGIIINLDNIFLIIPDYVSGRYVIIFIVIGYFFEMTSGVSSMVILSSKHYKIFSYMMLITLFNTVVFNIIFIPMFQITGAGIASASAIIIFLLMRYFFILKKFKLQPYSYKHILILLISGFVFLLNLLIPENKMYILDIIIRSSIVSVVFILLIYLSKVSDEANKYADKGFNYLKNKLRR
- a CDS encoding polysaccharide pyruvyl transferase family protein — encoded protein: MNKPYILLSGAIKNIGDYLIFDSAKKLIKKHISDNIIELNRWENHSSKIDLLNSSKAIIICGGPGFGENMYPQIYPIVDSLNKLKVPVTTLGVGWSGKPALNHEKFKFSENSKILLNYINKSFGKISCRDVLTNKILNQNGYENSVMTGCPVWFRELDTLETKKTTEIKKIVFTTPANRKLTGQTNRILKLLKRRYKNAEIIVSFHRGILPDKFTGLRDSSAYLLMSSFAKLKGCSIKDVSYDLEKLKFYKNADLHIGYRVHAHLFFLANGLPSILLSEDGRGLGMSKTFNLPELYAYSKSFESGFEKYLEKFEDNIFSISESNTIFIKNKYEEMKKFLNNLKRL